AGCACCCGGCCGAGGAGCAGCCACCGGCCCCCGCCTCCGGGCCGGCCCGAGCGCGCCCGGCCGGCGGCCCGCTCCCCAGACcgcgcctcccccgccccctgcgCTTCCCCCCGCCCTTTAATACttgcccgccgccgccgccgccgagtcCGCGGACATGTCCTTCCCGCAGCTGGGCTACCCGCAGTACCTGAGCGCCGCGGGGCCCGGCGCCTACGGCGGCGAGCGCCCGGGGGTGCTGGCCGCGGctgccgcggccgccgccgccgcctcgtcGGGCCGGCCCGGGGCGGCGGAGctgggcgcgggcgcgggcgcggcCGCCGTCACCTCGGTGCTGGGCATGTACGCGGCGGCCGGCCCGTACGCGGGCGCGCCCAACTACAGCGCCTTCCTGCCCTACGCCGCCGACCTCAGCCTCTTCTCGCAGATGGTGAGTGAGCCTGGCCTGCTCGGCGCCCCGCACGCGGCCCGGGGCCCGGGGCGGCGCGGGGCGCGGGAGGCGCGAGCGGGCGCCGGATCGGCCCTGCCGGCGCGGCCGAGGAGGTGGTGGTGGCCGCGGGCGCTCGAAGAGGCCGGCCGGGAGCGGCCCCGCCACGGGCCCCGGGAAGCGGGGAGGTGGGAGGCTCGGGCTGCGCAGGGGGTCTCGCTGGGAGTCGGCAGGCCGCGGGAGCAGGCCCGGGGCGCGCGGCCGGCGCTGGCGGTCGGGGCCAATCTCGCCCGGCGCCCCTGGCTCGGTGGCGGCGGGGCGGCTCGGCCCGGTTTACCCGGACGCCCCTTCCCGGCCCGCGGGCCCCGCTGGCGCGACCATTTCAGCGTTTGGGCTGAGCCAGGGGGACTCGATTTTCTCCCTCTTTGGCAGGGCTCGTGCAGTTGTATCGGAACCCTTTAAAGCGTAGTAGAGGCGGTCAAACTAAGCCTAACAATGGAGATCGGACAGGCCGAGGGGTCTCTTAGAGGCCTGAGCGcaaatttgaaattaaacaaaaaatgaagGCGAAATAATTGTTGGCGTCTGAAACGGTGTTTGCTTTGACTTTCGTAAGTTGccaaagttttcatttcatttgcacCGAAAGAAAAGCACTTTTCTTCCTGCGTTGCATAATGGAGGATTGAAGAGAGCGGTGTCCCTGGGCTTAAAATAAATGCTGTCCTCTTAGGCTCCTGCCCCAGTGGGTGTCAGATGGAGGAGTCGGGGGCTGCAAATTTCATGCTCCGCGGGGCCGTTGATCTAAAGGGTTCATTTTCCTAGGTCTGACTGCAAAGTCTGCCTTAAACTTCGGGCTGCTGGGAATGGCTCGCCGGGCGCGCGGGTCGCGGAGGCAGACCCCTCCTGCACTGCTGCCCGAGGGGTCACGCAATTTGcgaggacccccccccccacgcccACCCACACACCTCCGCCACGTCTCGCCGCTCCGCGAAAAAGAGACAGGAAATACATACCCGACAATAGTAAAGGAGCAAAGCGGCCGGTGTGTTTTCCTGTAACTTTTCTTGTAGTTTTGAAAAGAAAGCCTATTTCTCTGAAAGCGGCCCCAGCTGCCTTTCAGATCGGTTGCTATCAAAAAAGATCAGCTCCCATTTTGTTCTGCCTGCCGGGATGCAGGGGGAAGCGTTGAGAGATTTACAAGGTATCCTTTCAAAAAGAATTCCCAGCAGAGACGAGGCCGAAATGTCTTCCTTACAGTTACAacgaaaataattagaaaagtgCAAAGTACGTTTTGCAAAGATTAGGCAAAAACGAAATCTGGCGGGAGAAACCTTGTCTCTGGGCCTCGACCACTGAACTAATTAGTCAGAGAAGTCTTCTGCTTTTTGCAACTTTCTCCAGAGTCCCGGGTCTCCCCCCGCTCTGCTAACACAACAACTCGACAATTTTTACATGgaggattataatttttttacagaaatttttaatACAGATGTGTGCCAGTTGGGAAACCCGCGTGCGTTTGTAGGGGAGGGGGGCCTCTATGGTGAGGATCTGCTCCCATTGTAGTGAGGTTGGGAAGGGagatgcttgttttgtttttgttttttttttctcttttacggAGGGGAAACTATATAGAAATCCAACCACCCCGCCCCCAAAGGTAGAtgtacgtgtgtgcatgtgtttccTCCTGGTCTCCTGATGGTTCTTGGAAAGGAAGCCTAAATCCAAACCCAAATTCTAGGTCTAGGTTTCCAAGCCTTTACGGTTGGGGATTTGGAAGTCCAAAAGATAAAATTGTGAGTGAATGTCTGTCTGGGCAATTTATGGTAATAATGAGGCCTAATGAGGTTGTTAGAAAGATAAAATGTTATTTACCAAAAAACCTGATGGGATAATTTGACTTGCTGTGTTTTACTACCGATGATAAAAAGAATATTGATTGCAAATAAATCACGGCCTCTAAATGCCTTGCGAACAGTTTGTGTTTGCTTTTGCCCCTGATCAAAGTCAAACTTGAGAGATAAAGTCTCCGAGCAGAGGCCTAGGAAACAGTTCTGCTCCGCGCAGTCGGTACTCCGGGCCCTCCCGTTAATGTTTTACCGGATAAACCCTCtttttgtatttaaagaaaacaaatggtgtttttgttattgttttgatgACGGCcaggattaaaattttaaattacctgtCACCCACTGTAGACCTTTAAGTGCGGGGCGGGCGAGCCATTCTATGCAGGTTAATTTGGGAGCTAAAAGGAGtgtgctttcattttaaattgctgGTGGATTTGGACTCTCCGAAAACCCAGGATGGTTTATTTTGTTTGACCCCCTCAGGGTCAAagggagggggcctgggctctgggTTCTCTACATTTGGAGAAACTGTTTTATCAGCCTGGTTAAAAGGTTTTCCCCTCTAGCGAGTGTGAGATAAACTTGGACACCCGGGCTTCTGGAGTTGTtttgggaggtggggctgggggccctgcGGGCGGCCTAGGGAAATCCTAGGGGCTGCGGCTCCCGCTGTGGTCTTCTAGAGATTCTAGGATTCTGCAACTTTTCTTGAGTGACAAAAATATCTCCATGATTGGTGGAAGGGCAGTTTCTGGAGGCAGCTTCTGGTCTGACCCCCTCTTCCAACGCGGGTGGTGCATTAGGACTAGGCTTCCTATTCTGGAGCCGGCGGGAGCGTCTGCCTCCCACGGTCCCAGTTTGGGggactcctctctctctctctctctctctctctctctctctctctcttccccctgctTTCTCTCTACTCCCTCGCTGGGCCTTGTGGCTGCAGGGTTCACAGTATGAGCTCAAGGACAACCCCGGGGTGCACCCCGCCACCTTCGCCGCCCACACGGCGCCGGCCTATTACCCCTACGGGCAGTTCCAGTACGGGGACCCCGGGCGGCCCAAGAACGCCACGCGCGAGAGCACCAGCACGCTGAAGGCCTGGCTCAACGAGCACCGCAAGAACCCCTACCCCACCAAGGGCGAGAAGATCATGCTGGCCATCATCACCAAGATGACCCTCACGCAGGTCTCCACCTGGTTCGCCAACGCGCGCCGGCGCCTCAAGAAGGAGAACAAGGTGACGTGGGGCGCGCGCAGCAAGGACCAGGAGGACGGCGCTCTCTTCGGAAGCGATACCGAGGGGGACCCTGAGAAGGCCGAGGACGACGAGGAGATCGACCTGGAGAGCATCGACATCGACAAGATCGACGAGCACGACGGCGACCAGAGCAACGAGGATGACGAGGACAAAGCCGAGGCGCCGCGCGCGCCCGCCGCGCCCGCCGCCCTCGCCCGGGACCAGGGCTCGCCGCTGGCGGCCGCCGACTCGTTCAAGCCCCAAGACTCCCCCCTGGGCCTGGCCAAGGAGGTCCCGGAGCCCGGCAGCACGCGCCTGCTGAGTCCGGGCGCCGCGGCGGGTGGCCTGCAGGGCGCGCCGCACAGCAAGCCCAAGATCTGGTCGCTGGCCGAGACGGCCACCAGCCCCGACGGCGCGCCCAAGGCCTCGCCGCCTCCCGCCGGCCACGCAGGCGCGCACGGGCCCCCCGCGGGCGCGCCGCTGCAACACCCGGCCTTCCTGCCCAGCCACGGACTGTACACCTGCCACATCGGCAAGTTCTCCAACTGGACCAACGGCGCGTTCCTCACGCAGGGCTCGCTGCTCAACGTGCGCTCCTTCCTGGGCGTTGGCGCGCCCCACGGCCCGCACCTgtccgcgccgccgccgccgccgccgccgcccgtcCCCGTGGCCGCGGGGGTGCTCCACGGCGACAAGGCCTCGTCCCGCAGCAGCCCCCCCTCGCTCCCAGGTACAGCGCCCCGGGACGGGGACGTCCGCCCTGCCCCAGGCCAGTAATCCGGAGCCCGGGCGAGTCTGGGGATGGAGGGGAGCATTGGCCCCGGAGGGTGAGAGGCGGTGACCGCTGAGCTCCGGGCTGAGCAGTAATCCCTGCCTGAATTCAAGGAGCGAGGCCACGGCCCTCCGGCTCTCCCGAGAAAGCTGAGCTCTACCCGCTGGCCTGTCccgggggaggcagggaggtttCCCTGGAGACACTTCTCAgggacggggcgggggtggggggaggaggcctGTGCCCCTCTGCGgcaccccttccccccactgtCTCTGGGCCCTAATGctctgcctcttcccctccctcgcAGAGAGAGACCTCATCCCCAGGCCGGACTCGCCGGCACAGCAGTTAAAGTCGCCCTTCCAGCCCGTGCGCGACAAGTGAGTGCCCTTGGTGTTTACCTCTGGGTAGGGGCGAGGGGGATTCGGGGGCCGGAGGCTGAGCGGTGGCAGGCGGCAGAGGGGTCGAGCAGTCAGCGTGGACGGGGCGCTGTCCACCAGCCGGGCGCCCGGGCCAGCGTAGTGCTCCCCGGTTTCTCCCGAGCCGGGAGCCTCGCGGGGCaggtccccccgccccccaggcgcTTGGCTGGC
The Physeter macrocephalus isolate SW-GA chromosome 8, ASM283717v5, whole genome shotgun sequence genome window above contains:
- the IRX1 gene encoding iroquois-class homeodomain protein IRX-1, which codes for MSFPQLGYPQYLSAAGPGAYGGERPGVLAAAAAAAAAASSGRPGAAELGAGAGAAAVTSVLGMYAAAGPYAGAPNYSAFLPYAADLSLFSQMGSQYELKDNPGVHPATFAAHTAPAYYPYGQFQYGDPGRPKNATRESTSTLKAWLNEHRKNPYPTKGEKIMLAIITKMTLTQVSTWFANARRRLKKENKVTWGARSKDQEDGALFGSDTEGDPEKAEDDEEIDLESIDIDKIDEHDGDQSNEDDEDKAEAPRAPAAPAALARDQGSPLAAADSFKPQDSPLGLAKEVPEPGSTRLLSPGAAAGGLQGAPHSKPKIWSLAETATSPDGAPKASPPPAGHAGAHGPPAGAPLQHPAFLPSHGLYTCHIGKFSNWTNGAFLTQGSLLNVRSFLGVGAPHGPHLSAPPPPPPPPVPVAAGVLHGDKASSRSSPPSLPERDLIPRPDSPAQQLKSPFQPVRDNSLAPQEGTPRILAALPSA